In a single window of the Desulfobacterales bacterium genome:
- a CDS encoding cytochrome C: MKAKHIKWGAIFALLPIAFLFYGMIVFGGQKYEGSTQNCFTDGILINGLAAFGKLERPEVLFLHDKHTDALEKKNKDCLTCHVKDKNNNLSIKFKRIENVSKDEVMDIYHLNCINCHNEMSASGDKSGPVTCGECHRDKVEESLCRAPIEIDKSLHGRHSKAYENKCETCHHEYNPETKKLFYEKGKESSCRYCHKDKTEENRMSMSMAAHTQCVNCHKKNIEEQKTAGPIKCSGCHDAKKQQLISKLDTIPRLERKQPDAALIKNNSPELATRMNFVPFDHKAHEEYNDTCRVCHHESLNECTKCHTLLGIKEGSNVSLESSMHTKKEKSSCIGCHEAKQKDKQCIGCHTFDSSRKKSSEDYCAKCHMSVPAQGTFTEEKDMSNFLLISRKLTTDSYNAEEIPEKVVMKDLVDKYEQAEMPHRKIVEYFEKSINSNKLSGYFHKDKNTVCNGCHHNSTSSVKPTRCGNCHGKPLAESENLDKPVLMTAYHGLCIGCHKEMELGKATGCADCHKERKKWWNNSVNR, from the coding sequence ATGAAAGCAAAACACATCAAATGGGGAGCTATATTTGCTTTGCTACCGATTGCCTTCTTGTTTTATGGCATGATTGTCTTTGGAGGCCAAAAATACGAAGGTTCAACTCAAAACTGTTTTACTGATGGAATACTTATCAATGGACTTGCAGCATTTGGAAAATTAGAAAGGCCTGAAGTATTATTTTTGCATGATAAGCACACAGATGCTTTGGAAAAAAAGAATAAAGACTGCTTAACTTGTCATGTGAAAGATAAAAATAATAATTTGAGCATAAAATTTAAGCGTATTGAAAATGTTTCTAAAGATGAAGTGATGGACATATATCATTTAAATTGCATTAACTGTCATAATGAAATGTCTGCTTCAGGGGATAAATCAGGGCCAGTTACTTGTGGTGAATGCCATAGGGATAAAGTAGAAGAATCTCTTTGCAGAGCGCCTATTGAAATTGATAAATCCCTTCATGGAAGGCATTCTAAAGCCTATGAAAATAAATGCGAAACCTGCCACCATGAATATAATCCTGAAACTAAAAAGTTATTTTATGAAAAAGGTAAAGAATCATCCTGCAGATACTGTCATAAAGATAAAACAGAAGAGAATCGTATGTCTATGTCTATGGCAGCCCATACACAATGCGTAAATTGTCATAAAAAGAATATAGAAGAGCAAAAGACAGCCGGACCAATAAAATGTTCTGGATGTCATGATGCAAAAAAACAACAGCTTATATCAAAACTCGATACTATTCCAAGACTTGAAAGAAAGCAGCCTGATGCGGCATTAATAAAAAATAATTCTCCAGAATTGGCTACAAGAATGAATTTTGTTCCTTTTGACCATAAAGCCCATGAAGAATATAATGACACATGTAGAGTATGCCATCATGAAAGCTTAAATGAATGTACAAAATGTCATACCTTATTAGGAATAAAGGAAGGAAGTAATGTCAGCTTAGAATCATCAATGCACACTAAAAAAGAAAAAAGTAGTTGTATAGGCTGTCATGAAGCTAAACAAAAAGATAAGCAATGTATTGGTTGTCATACATTTGATAGCAGCAGGAAAAAGTCAAGCGAAGATTATTGTGCTAAATGTCACATGAGTGTTCCAGCTCAAGGAACTTTTACAGAAGAAAAAGACATGTCTAATTTTCTTTTAATTTCGAGAAAACTTACAACTGATTCCTATAATGCAGAAGAAATTCCTGAAAAAGTAGTAATGAAGGATTTAGTTGACAAATATGAACAAGCTGAAATGCCCCATAGAAAAATTGTAGAATATTTTGAAAAAAGTATAAACTCAAATAAATTATCAGGGTATTTTCACAAGGATAAAAATACAGTATGTAACGGATGTCATCATAATAGTACGTCATCTGTAAAGCCAACCCGTTGTGGCAATTGCCATGGAAAACCTTTAGCTGAATCAGAAAATCTTGATAAGCCTGTATTAATGACAGCATATCATGGACTCTGTATTGGATGTCATAAAGAAATGGAATTAGGTAAAGCTACTGGATGTGCTGATTGTCATAAAGAAAGAAAAAAATGGTGGAATAACTCGGTAAACCGATAA
- a CDS encoding 4Fe-4S dicluster domain-containing protein: protein MSRRKFLGLAGAAGASALIGSSAHSASNKHFEGYPNSFGVLHDITLCVGCRSCEAACNRVNELPQPDVSFSDVSVLEQKRRTSSDAFTVVNKHANLKNSKVPIFNKIQCNHCLEPACASVCFVKAFKKTEQGPVLYDPSVCVGCRYCMVACPFDIPTYEYDKAFTPRVRKCTLCYPRIIEGLLPGCVESCPTGALKFGKRDDLIKIARDRISKKPEKYIEHIYGEHEMGGTSWLYLSGVPFKQLGMREDLGIKPAPEYTAGALSGVPIVVGLWPVLLTGIYAMTKRKEKVADLEKKECVKEAIEKEKADANAKLAKAMEKAETDKKTAIDKAVKKALEEASKAKVEG, encoded by the coding sequence ATATCAAGGCGAAAGTTTTTAGGTTTAGCTGGAGCAGCAGGAGCTAGTGCTCTAATAGGCAGCTCGGCACATAGCGCTTCAAACAAACATTTTGAAGGTTACCCGAATAGTTTTGGAGTCCTTCATGATATTACATTATGCGTTGGGTGTCGTTCCTGTGAAGCCGCTTGTAACAGGGTGAATGAATTGCCTCAGCCAGATGTTTCTTTTAGTGATGTGTCCGTTTTAGAGCAAAAAAGACGGACAAGTTCTGATGCTTTTACTGTTGTAAATAAGCATGCAAATTTAAAGAATTCAAAAGTTCCAATTTTTAATAAAATTCAGTGTAATCATTGTTTAGAACCAGCTTGTGCTTCAGTATGTTTTGTTAAAGCTTTTAAAAAAACAGAGCAAGGCCCGGTTCTCTATGATCCTTCAGTATGTGTAGGTTGTAGATACTGTATGGTTGCATGTCCTTTTGATATTCCGACTTATGAATATGATAAAGCATTCACTCCGAGGGTAAGAAAATGTACTTTATGTTATCCTCGCATAATTGAAGGCTTATTACCAGGGTGTGTTGAATCATGTCCTACTGGTGCTTTAAAATTTGGTAAAAGAGATGACCTGATAAAAATTGCCAGAGATAGAATTTCTAAAAAGCCAGAAAAATACATTGAGCATATATATGGCGAGCATGAAATGGGAGGAACAAGTTGGCTTTATCTTTCAGGAGTTCCATTTAAACAATTAGGAATGAGGGAAGACCTTGGCATAAAGCCTGCCCCGGAATATACAGCAGGAGCTTTAAGTGGTGTTCCTATTGTAGTTGGTTTGTGGCCTGTTCTTTTAACTGGAATATATGCCATGACAAAAAGAAAAGAAAAAGTTGCGGATCTGGAAAAGAAAGAATGTGTAAAGGAAGCAATTGAAAAGGAAAAAGCCGATGCTAACGCTAAATTAGCAAAAGCTATGGAAAAAGCTGAGACTGATAAAAAAACAGCTATAGACAAAGCAGTTAAAAAAGCTTTAGAAGAAGCATCAAAAGCAAAGGTGGAGGGATAA
- the hybB gene encoding Ni/Fe-hydrogenase cytochrome b subunit, translating to MSSETIESRKTYLNAFNICAGMIVLIGLFVTFLRFTGGLAKVTNLSNYNPWGIWIGFDLLAGVALAAGGYVTSAAVYIFGMKKYHSAVRPAVLTGFLGYSLVVIALSYDVGRPWRLPYPFIIQQGTTSLLFEVAACVALYLTVLFLEFSPAALEWLGLKKARSLAVKLTMVLTIFGVILSTLHQSSLGALFLIVPSKLHPLWYSPYLPIFFFVSSIIAGLSMVIFESSLSHKHFAYKMDETHLKEKDDITLGFGKAASLVLAGYFTIKVIGVSVANNWSLIATPYGLWFLVEMLGFVALPCFLYAIGVREKKVTLIRWTALWTVIGIVVNRLNISLVAFNWHLPSSERYFPHWMEIVISVFLLTVGIIAFRFIVTKMPILYEHPEYKDEH from the coding sequence ATGAGTTCAGAAACAATTGAATCTCGCAAAACATACTTAAACGCATTCAATATTTGCGCAGGAATGATTGTCCTTATTGGGTTATTTGTAACATTTTTAAGATTTACCGGAGGGCTTGCAAAAGTTACGAATCTTTCAAATTATAATCCTTGGGGAATATGGATAGGGTTTGATTTGCTTGCAGGAGTTGCCCTTGCAGCAGGCGGATATGTAACTTCAGCAGCTGTTTATATTTTCGGAATGAAAAAATATCATTCAGCAGTAAGGCCAGCAGTGTTAACAGGCTTTTTAGGCTATTCTCTTGTTGTAATAGCGCTTAGTTATGATGTTGGAAGGCCTTGGAGACTTCCTTATCCATTTATAATTCAACAAGGCACAACTTCTCTTTTATTTGAAGTTGCAGCTTGCGTTGCTTTATATCTTACAGTTCTTTTTCTTGAATTTTCTCCAGCAGCTCTTGAATGGCTGGGTTTAAAAAAAGCAAGAAGTCTCGCTGTAAAATTAACAATGGTTTTAACTATATTTGGAGTTATTCTTTCTACGCTTCATCAATCATCATTAGGCGCACTTTTTCTTATTGTTCCTTCAAAACTTCATCCTTTGTGGTATTCTCCCTATCTTCCAATTTTCTTTTTTGTTTCCAGCATCATTGCTGGCCTTTCAATGGTTATATTTGAAAGCTCACTTTCCCATAAGCATTTCGCCTATAAAATGGACGAAACCCACTTAAAAGAAAAAGATGATATTACACTTGGATTTGGAAAGGCCGCGTCTTTAGTGCTTGCGGGATATTTCACGATTAAAGTTATAGGCGTGTCTGTAGCTAATAATTGGAGTCTCATTGCAACTCCCTATGGATTATGGTTTCTTGTTGAAATGCTCGGTTTTGTAGCTCTTCCATGCTTTTTATATGCAATTGGCGTAAGAGAAAAAAAAGTTACACTTATACGATGGACAGCACTTTGGACAGTTATCGGTATTGTTGTTAATCGCTTAAATATATCATTAGTTGCTTTTAATTGGCATTTGCCTTCATCTGAAAGATATTTTCCCCATTGGATGGAAATTGTAATTTCTGTTTTCCTTCTAACAGTAGGAATTATTGCTTTTAGATTTATTGTAACAAAAATGCCTATACTTTATGAACATCCAGAATATAAGGATGAACATTAA